From Nitrospirota bacterium, a single genomic window includes:
- a CDS encoding alcohol dehydrogenase catalytic domain-containing protein — translation MKAIVKTDPRPGLEMVSVDVPSIKHDEILVKVRAASICGTDLHIYKWNSWAQNRIKSFPLITGHEFAGDVVNIGEGVSGFSIGDYVTADSHIVCGHCLQCRVGQQHICSNLKILGVDTNGSFAEYIAIPYRGVWKNDINMPLEFASVQDPLGNALYATLVEPVTGKSVLIIGDGPIGLFSAGIARAAGASWIGLIGHNKPRLEVAKKMGADVVFLAHDKPHPHLNPLPDGEEISLPEAAFGDRETQENSLPDTKWGSVRVGMGSFSEGVDIVLEMSGSPEGFEQGLKLLRKGGRISTFGIFSNPVTVDITNQIIFKGITLYGINGRILFDTWYRMHNLLKSGRLDISPVITHKLPFGDFEKGFQLLLERPKTAVKVVLMMDNG, via the coding sequence ATGAAGGCCATTGTGAAGACAGACCCCCGGCCTGGCCTTGAAATGGTGTCAGTTGATGTCCCCTCAATCAAACATGACGAGATACTCGTAAAGGTAAGGGCGGCCTCCATCTGCGGCACTGACCTGCATATATACAAATGGAATTCATGGGCACAGAACAGGATAAAATCCTTCCCGCTTATAACCGGTCATGAGTTTGCAGGAGATGTTGTAAATATCGGGGAGGGGGTAAGCGGTTTTTCAATCGGTGATTATGTTACTGCCGACAGCCATATCGTATGCGGCCATTGCCTCCAGTGCAGGGTCGGGCAGCAGCATATATGCAGTAATCTTAAAATACTTGGTGTGGACACAAACGGCTCTTTTGCAGAGTATATTGCAATACCGTATAGGGGTGTATGGAAAAACGATATTAATATGCCATTGGAGTTCGCCTCTGTTCAGGACCCGCTCGGAAATGCACTTTATGCCACGCTTGTTGAACCGGTCACCGGCAAATCAGTCCTGATTATTGGAGACGGCCCCATAGGACTATTCTCAGCGGGCATCGCCCGTGCGGCCGGTGCAAGCTGGATTGGCCTGATTGGTCACAATAAGCCGCGGTTGGAAGTTGCAAAGAAGATGGGGGCGGATGTGGTGTTTCTTGCCCACGATAAACCCCACCCTCACCTTAATCCTCTCCCTGACGGAGAGGAAATTTCCTTACCCGAGGCTGCATTTGGGGACAGGGAAACGCAGGAAAATTCCCTCCCCGACACTAAATGGGGGAGTGTTAGGGTGGGGATGGGGTCATTTTCGGAAGGCGTAGACATTGTCCTTGAGATGTCAGGGAGTCCGGAGGGGTTTGAGCAGGGATTGAAGTTATTGAGAAAAGGAGGAAGGATCTCAACATTCGGCATCTTCTCAAACCCTGTAACAGTTGATATTACAAACCAGATTATTTTCAAAGGGATCACACTTTATGGGATAAACGGCAGAATCCTTTTTGATACATGGTACCGGATGCACAACCTACTCAAATCCGGCAGACTTGATATATCACCGGTGATTACACATAAACTCCCATTTGGTGATTTTGAAAAAGGATTTCAATTACTTTTGGAAAGACCAAAGACGGCTGTTAAGGTAGTGCTGATGATGGACAACGGTTAA